The genomic segment TCGAAGCTGAGTCGGTGACGGCAATATTTCCTTCCAGCAAAAATTCAGCCCGGCGGGCGAAGGGTATGGCAACACCAATTGTGGCATACATTGGGAGCCAAATTTCATTTTCATTATTGATCTCGACAAATTCAATATCAGCATCCAAGGCACCGTAAAGCGTAAACGTTCTGAAATTATTTGAAATCAACAGAGTGGCATCCAATCCGAGATTGGAGGAACCGTGCACGCCGGTGGCAAATGAAACCCCGAGGGTGCGCCGGGTGTCCGGTACGAGCATAAATTCCACATCCGCACCAAAGACGGTATTATTGCCCATGCCGAGTTTGAGGTCCATATCTATGCTGCGGGTCAACCCGATGCCGCCATGGAGCCAGAACATGAAGGTTGAGGGCGAAAAAAATATTTGGGGTTCCAGGCCGAGAGACAGGTGGCCCGGTCGCAGAGTGCCGGCTGTGCCGAAAACACTGGCTGAGAGGGTTTGAGACAGGGAGCATGTCAGCATCAGGACTGTTAAAAAAGAAATATACCTTTTCATTAGAATCACCTCTGGGACAAATTATTTTTGAATTGACAAATATTATAGCATGCCCGGATTTGATGGCAAGCGTGAAAATTTGAGATGTTACCGGAAGATACGCTGCCACCAGGGTCGTTTGGTTTGGAGGATACGCACGATATTGGCAATGGATTGTTGGGATGCGTCTTCACCGGCTTTGATAATGGCACGCGCAGCATTAAATGCAAACCACTCAAAATCCAGATCATTGAGCCGCACCACAGCGTCGGCTTGGAGCAGATGAAGATCGCGCAGGCATTTACCGGTGATCTGATCCGCCCGCAGAAAAATTTCCAGACCGGTTTTATAGTGACTATCAGCAGGATTAAATGGGGAGACATCAATTGCGATAACGAAGGTTGCTCCTTGGGCAAAGGTTTCCGTGACTGGGACCAAAGAGGTGATTGCGCCGTCCACCAGCTGACGGTTATCGTGCACCACAGGACGGAAAACGCCTGGAATGGCGGCAGAAGCCTGGGTAGCACGCCGGATGGGTCCTCGGGTAAAGACATAGGGTTTGCCCAGGAGCAAATCGGAGGCGACGGCGGCAAAGGGAATGGCCAGGGATTCAATGTCCTGCTCGGGCAGGAGCAGCGAGAGCAGGGTCTGGATTTTTTCCTCGGCAATAATGTGGTCCTTGGTCAAAACCGAGGTCAGCATATAGAGGCGCGAAATCTGTTCAAGCGTTTTTTGGATATTTCGGGCAAAAGTTTCTTCGGATTCTTTTTGCTGGAACTTGGCCAATCCCAATGCGTCCATATCCGGATGTTCCAGCTGAGTGATGACTTTTTTCTCA from the bacterium genome contains:
- a CDS encoding patatin-like phospholipase family protein; this encodes MPVKKKHIAHGLKIGYALGGGGARGLAHIGVIKVLEQAGIFPDLVVGTSMGAIVGALYCHFQDAAQVEKKVITQLEHPDMDALGLAKFQQKESEETFARNIQKTLEQISRLYMLTSVLTKDHIIAEEKIQTLLSLLLPEQDIESLAIPFAAVASDLLLGKPYVFTRGPIRRATQASAAIPGVFRPVVHDNRQLVDGAITSLVPVTETFAQGATFVIAIDVSPFNPADSHYKTGLEIFLRADQITGKCLRDLHLLQADAVVRLNDLDFEWFAFNAARAIIKAGEDASQQSIANIVRILQTKRPWWQRIFR